A genomic region of Anopheles coustani chromosome 3, idAnoCousDA_361_x.2, whole genome shotgun sequence contains the following coding sequences:
- the LOC131260661 gene encoding major facilitator superfamily domain-containing protein 6-like — MESGRSKGDVPAPKSGRWFNPQLLQLKVTLFLLFGATSALIPYLTIHMQSIGLTVEEVASVYLTLLFTSCLSPPLTGFLIDRFGRYKPVLLSSIVLNLVAHHCIHFIPPRADTVRQHTYSVEVSERGPFMHIEVGVCVGCASVSSSDEVYLFPVARATWAANYPAYLYAANGTSEPSCGPYNVSKCVLQSTDITIVTELIPSGSEYDRTFWMYLVVRFVATSMLASTLTITDPIALDMIEQHGGDFGREKLFSSVGMAIFTPLTGLMIDVMSRGKTVTVYTPAFYTYDALLLCSLVSVWLMPIGRKTPSENVLRDLGKLLRLPHVLAFLAFLFLLGNFWGFIESYLFVIMTAMGSPNYLLGLTYTVGTVASIPMMALLNRITHRVGHVNLLVVAFFAHALRILGYSWISNPFWCFPIELNEAISCYFMWVVATTYCAVLAPTSMVATLIGVAGMVHFCLGKGIGSFIGGFLIARVGLKLAFRYVGYTAACCGVLYKLVHLLWLHKYDRERPTKAVVELVRRRASIVPKVDQFGSAISFTQPKPTHGDPEDVPEEQLPLEKG, encoded by the exons ATGGAGTCCGGAAGGTCGAAAGGTGATGTTCCGGCGCCGAAAAGTGGCCGCTGGTTCAATCCACAGCTGTTGCAACTGAAGGTGACGCTGTTCCTGCTGTTTGGAGCCACCAGTGCCCTCATCCCGTACCTCACGATTCACATGCAGAGCATCGGGCTGACGGTGGAAGAGGTTGCCTCCGTGTACCTGACGCTGCTGTTCACCTCCTGCCTCAGTCCACCGCTGACCGGGTTTCTGATTGATCGCTTCGGGCGCTACAAACCCGTGCTGCTGTCGAGCATCGTGCTGAACCTGGTGGCGCATCACTGCATCCACTTCATCCCACCGAGGGCGGACACCGTCCGGCAGCACACGTACAGCGTCGAGGTGTCGGAGAGGGGTCCATTTATGCACATCGAGGTAGGTGTTTGCGTTGGCTGCGCGAGTGTGTCATCGAGTGATGAAGTATATCTCTTCCCCGTCGCTAGAGCAACTTGGGCCGCT AATTACCCCGCCTACCTGTACGCCGCCAATGGAACGAGCGAGCCGAGCTGTGGCCCTTACAACGTGAGCAAGTGCGTGCTGCAGTCCACAGACATCACCATAGTGACAGAGCTGATCCCGTCTGGAAGCGAGTACGATCGGACCTTCTGGATGTATCTAGTGGTGCGCTTCGTGGCAACATCGATGCTGGCCTCGACACTTACCATCACCGATCCGATCGCACTCGACATGATCGAGCAGCACGGTGGAGACTTTGGCCGGGAGAAGCTGTTTTCCAGCGTGGGTATGGCCATCTTCACGCCGCTGACCGGTTTGATGATCGACGTGATGTCGCGCGGGAAAACAGTCACCGTCTACACGCCGGCGTTTTACACCTACGACGCACTGTTGCTGTGCTCGCTGGTTTCCGTCTGGCTGATGCCGATCGGACGCAAGACACCGTCGGAGAACGTGCTGCGGGATCTGGGAAAGCTGCTACGACTGCCGCACGTGCTGGCCTTCCTGGCGTTCCTGTTTCTGCTCGGCAACTTCTGGGGCTTCATCGAGAGCTACCTGTTCGTGATCATGACCGCGATGGGCTCGCCGAACTACCTGCTCGGACTGACGTACACCGTCGGGACGGTCGCCAGCATTCCGATGATGGCCCTGCTGAATCGGATCACGCACCGCGTCGGTCACGTCAACCTGCTGGTGGTGGCGTTCTTCGCCCATGCCCTGCGAATTCTTGGCTACTCGTGGATCTCGAACCCGTTCTGGTGCTTCCCGATCGAGCTGAACGAGGCCATCTCGTGCTACTTCATGTGGGTTGTCGCCACGACGTACTGTGCCGTCCTGGCGCCGACCAGCATGGTGGCCACCCTCATCGGTGTCGCCGGCATGGTGCACTTCTGCCTCGGCAAGGGCATCGGTTCGTTCATCGGAGGGTTTTTGATAGCCCGCGTCGGGCTTAAGCTTGCCTTCCGGTACGTTGGCTATACGGCCGCCTGCTGCGGTGTCCTCTACAAGCTCGTGCACCTACTCTGGCTGCACAAGTACGACCGCGAGCGACCAACCAAGGCCGTTGTGGAGCTGGTCCGGCGTCGCGCATCGATAGTTCCCAAGGTGGACCAATTCGGCAGCGCGATTTCGTTCACCCAACCGAAACCAACGCACGGCGATCCGGAGGACGTCCCGGAGGAGCAGCTACCACTGGAGAAGGGATAA